Proteins encoded within one genomic window of Mycolicibacterium aubagnense:
- the sepIVA gene encoding cell division protein SepIVA, with the protein MYRVFEALDELGAIVEEARGVPMTAGCMVPRGDVLELLDDIKDAIPGELDDAQDVLDARDGMLREAKQHADSMVSSATAEADSLVNHARSEADRLLADAKAQADRMVAEARAHSERMVGEAREEANRISATAKREYEASTNRAKAEVDRLLESGNLSYEKAVQEGIKEQQRLVSETEVVQTAHAEATRMVDSAHAEADRLRGECDIYVDTKLAEFEEHLQGTLRSVSRGRHQLRTAAGTHDYAQR; encoded by the coding sequence GTGTACCGAGTATTTGAGGCGCTGGACGAGCTCGGCGCGATCGTGGAAGAGGCACGTGGAGTGCCGATGACCGCGGGCTGCATGGTGCCGCGGGGCGATGTCCTGGAACTTCTCGACGACATCAAGGACGCGATCCCGGGTGAACTGGACGACGCCCAGGATGTTCTGGATGCCCGCGACGGGATGCTGCGCGAAGCCAAGCAGCACGCCGACTCGATGGTGTCGTCGGCCACGGCCGAGGCGGATTCCCTGGTCAATCACGCTCGGTCCGAGGCCGACCGGCTGCTGGCCGACGCCAAGGCTCAGGCCGACCGCATGGTCGCCGAGGCGCGTGCGCACAGCGAGCGCATGGTCGGGGAGGCCCGTGAAGAGGCCAACCGGATCTCCGCCACCGCCAAGCGCGAGTACGAGGCCAGCACCAACCGGGCCAAGGCCGAGGTCGACCGGCTCCTGGAGAGCGGCAACCTCTCGTACGAGAAGGCCGTGCAGGAGGGCATCAAAGAGCAGCAGCGCCTGGTGTCGGAGACCGAGGTGGTCCAGACCGCCCACGCCGAGGCCACCCGCATGGTCGATTCCGCGCATGCCGAGGCCGACCGCCTGCGGGGCGAATGCGACATCTACGTCGACACCAAGCTCGCCGAGTTCGAGGAGCACCTCCAGGGCACGCTGCGTTCGGTCAGCCGGGGCCGGCACCAGCTGCGTACCGCAGCGGGCACGCACGACTACGCGCAGCGCTGA
- a CDS encoding pyruvate carboxylase translates to MISKLLVANRGEIAIRAFRAANELGIATVAVYPFEDRNSLHRLKADESYQIGEKGHPVRAYLNIDDIVATAVACGADAIYPGYGFLSENPELAAACAAAGITFVGPGSDILELTGNKARAIESARAAGLPVLASSEPSSSVDDLLAAAEHMQFPLFVKAVAGGGGRGMRRVADPADLREAIEAASREADSAFGDPTVFLEQAVVNPRHIEVQILADTHGNVMHLFERDCSVQRRHQKVIELAPAPNLDPALRDRMCNDAVAFARQIGYSCAGTVEFLVDERGQHVFIEMNPRIQVEHTVTEEITAVDLVASQLCIASGSSLEQLGLSQETMQARGAALQCRITTEDPANGFRPDTGRITAYRTPGGAGIRLDGGTNLGAEVSAHFDSMLVKLTCRGRDLTTAVARAKRALAEFRIRGVSTNIPFLQAVLDDPDFVAGKVTTSFIDERPQLLTARSSADRGTKILNYLADVTVNQPHGPRPSAVYPRDKLPAVDLKAAPPAGSKQRLVELGPEGFARWLRDSPAVGVTDTTFRDAHQSLLATRVRSTGLLEIAPYIARSTPQLLSVECWGGATYDVGLRFLKEDPWERLAALREALPNICLQMLLRGRNTVGYTPYPELVTSAFVEEATATGIDIFRIFDALNNVSSMRPAIEAVRETGSAVAEVAMSYTGDLTNPGEKIYTLDYWLKLADEIVDAGAHVLAIKDMAGLLRPPAAAKLVSALKSRFDLPVHVHTHDTPGGQLATYMAAWQAGADAVDGASAPMAGTTSQPALSSIVAATAHTQYDTGLSLAAVCDLEPYWEALRRVYAPFESGLPSPTGRVYTHEIPGGQLSNLRTQAIALGLGDRFEEIENAYAGADRILGRLVKVTPSSKVVGDLALSLVGAHVTADDFAADPSRYDIPDSVIGFFRGELGDPPGGWPEPLRSKALEGRGPARPEQQLTEEDEAQLAAPGPVRQGALNRLLFPGPTKEFLAHREEYGDTSRLSANQFFYGLRRGEEHRVQLEKGVELLIGLEAVSEPDERGMRTVLCLINGQLRPVLVRDRAIAADVPAAEKADRTNPDHVAAPFAGVVTVGVAVGDQVDAGQTIATIEAMKMEAAITAPKAGTVARIAVTPTAGVEGGDLLVVIS, encoded by the coding sequence GTGATTTCCAAACTCCTGGTGGCCAATCGCGGTGAAATCGCGATCCGGGCCTTTCGCGCAGCCAACGAATTGGGTATCGCCACCGTCGCGGTGTACCCGTTCGAGGATCGCAATTCGCTGCATCGGCTCAAGGCTGACGAGTCGTACCAGATCGGCGAGAAGGGCCATCCGGTCCGGGCGTACCTGAATATCGATGACATCGTCGCGACGGCCGTGGCGTGCGGCGCCGACGCGATCTACCCAGGCTATGGCTTCCTGTCCGAAAACCCCGAACTGGCGGCAGCCTGTGCTGCCGCGGGCATCACATTCGTCGGACCTGGCTCCGACATCCTCGAACTGACCGGCAACAAGGCACGGGCCATCGAGTCCGCGCGCGCCGCGGGGCTGCCCGTGCTGGCCTCGTCGGAGCCGTCGTCGTCGGTGGATGACCTACTCGCGGCCGCCGAGCACATGCAGTTCCCGTTGTTCGTCAAGGCCGTCGCCGGTGGTGGCGGTCGCGGTATGCGCCGGGTGGCAGACCCAGCCGACCTCCGTGAGGCCATCGAAGCCGCGTCCCGCGAAGCCGATTCGGCGTTCGGTGACCCGACGGTGTTCCTGGAGCAGGCCGTCGTCAACCCGCGGCACATCGAAGTGCAGATCCTCGCCGACACCCACGGCAACGTCATGCACCTGTTCGAGCGCGACTGCAGCGTCCAGCGCCGCCACCAGAAGGTCATCGAGCTGGCCCCCGCGCCGAACCTGGATCCCGCACTGCGCGACCGCATGTGCAACGACGCCGTGGCCTTCGCCCGGCAGATCGGCTACTCGTGCGCCGGCACCGTCGAATTCCTCGTCGACGAGCGCGGCCAGCACGTCTTCATCGAGATGAACCCGCGCATCCAGGTGGAGCACACGGTGACCGAGGAGATCACCGCCGTCGACCTGGTCGCCTCGCAGTTGTGTATCGCCTCCGGTTCGTCGCTCGAGCAGCTGGGATTGAGCCAGGAGACCATGCAGGCCCGCGGCGCCGCGCTGCAGTGCCGTATCACCACCGAGGACCCGGCCAACGGCTTCCGTCCCGACACCGGCCGCATCACCGCCTACCGTACCCCGGGCGGCGCCGGCATCCGGCTCGACGGCGGCACCAACCTGGGCGCCGAGGTCTCGGCGCACTTCGACTCCATGCTGGTCAAATTGACTTGTCGCGGAAGGGATTTGACGACCGCCGTGGCGCGCGCCAAGCGGGCCCTGGCCGAATTCCGTATCCGCGGTGTCTCAACGAACATCCCGTTCCTGCAGGCGGTGCTCGATGACCCCGATTTCGTCGCCGGAAAGGTGACGACGTCATTCATCGACGAACGTCCGCAGCTGCTGACCGCGCGCAGCAGCGCCGACCGCGGCACCAAGATCCTCAACTACCTGGCCGACGTGACGGTCAACCAGCCGCACGGACCACGCCCGTCAGCGGTATACCCGCGCGACAAGCTGCCCGCCGTCGACCTCAAGGCCGCGCCGCCCGCGGGCTCGAAGCAGCGGTTGGTGGAACTGGGTCCGGAGGGCTTCGCGCGTTGGCTGCGCGACAGCCCGGCCGTCGGGGTCACCGATACCACCTTCCGCGATGCGCACCAGTCGCTGCTGGCCACCCGCGTGCGGTCCACCGGCCTGCTGGAGATCGCTCCGTACATCGCCCGGTCGACGCCGCAGCTGCTGTCGGTCGAGTGCTGGGGTGGTGCCACTTACGATGTGGGCCTTCGCTTTTTGAAGGAAGACCCGTGGGAGCGGCTGGCCGCACTGCGTGAGGCCCTGCCGAACATCTGTCTGCAGATGCTGCTGCGCGGCCGCAACACCGTCGGCTACACGCCGTACCCCGAATTGGTGACGTCGGCCTTCGTCGAAGAGGCCACGGCCACCGGCATCGACATCTTCCGCATCTTCGACGCGCTGAACAATGTGTCCTCGATGCGCCCCGCCATCGAAGCGGTGCGTGAAACCGGTTCTGCGGTAGCCGAAGTCGCGATGTCCTACACCGGCGACCTGACCAACCCGGGCGAGAAGATCTACACCCTGGATTACTGGCTGAAACTCGCCGACGAGATCGTCGACGCCGGCGCGCACGTGCTGGCCATCAAGGACATGGCCGGCCTGCTGCGGCCGCCGGCAGCGGCAAAACTGGTGTCGGCGTTGAAGTCTCGCTTCGACCTGCCGGTACACGTGCACACCCACGACACCCCGGGTGGGCAGCTGGCGACCTACATGGCCGCCTGGCAGGCCGGTGCCGATGCGGTCGACGGTGCCTCGGCACCGATGGCCGGCACCACCAGCCAGCCCGCGCTGTCGTCCATCGTCGCGGCGACGGCGCACACCCAGTACGACACCGGGCTGTCGCTGGCGGCGGTCTGCGACCTGGAGCCGTACTGGGAGGCGCTGCGCCGGGTGTACGCGCCGTTCGAGTCCGGCCTGCCATCGCCGACCGGTCGCGTCTACACCCACGAAATCCCGGGTGGCCAGCTCAGCAACCTGCGTACGCAGGCGATCGCGCTGGGCCTGGGAGACCGGTTCGAGGAGATCGAGAACGCCTACGCAGGTGCCGACCGGATCCTCGGCCGCCTGGTGAAGGTGACGCCGTCGAGCAAGGTGGTGGGCGACTTGGCCCTCTCGCTGGTCGGTGCCCACGTCACCGCTGACGACTTCGCGGCCGACCCGTCCCGCTATGACATCCCGGACAGCGTCATCGGATTCTTCCGCGGCGAGTTGGGCGACCCGCCCGGTGGTTGGCCGGAGCCGTTGCGCAGCAAGGCACTGGAGGGACGCGGCCCGGCCAGGCCGGAGCAGCAGCTGACCGAGGAGGACGAGGCTCAGCTGGCGGCGCCGGGTCCGGTGCGCCAGGGCGCGCTGAACCGGTTGTTGTTCCCCGGACCGACGAAGGAGTTCCTGGCGCACCGCGAGGAATACGGCGATACCTCGCGGCTCAGTGCCAATCAGTTCTTCTACGGTCTGCGCCGCGGGGAAGAGCATCGCGTGCAGCTGGAGAAGGGCGTCGAGCTGCTGATCGGCCTGGAGGCGGTGTCCGAGCCCGACGAGCGCGGCATGCGTACCGTGTTGTGCCTCATCAACGGTCAGCTGCGGCCCGTGCTGGTTCGTGACCGCGCCATCGCCGCGGACGTGCCGGCTGCCGAGAAGGCCGACCGCACCAACCCCGACCACGTGGCGGCTCCGTTCGCTGGTGTGGTCACGGTCGGCGTTGCGGTCGGCGACCAGGTGGATGCCGGCCAGACCATCGCCACGATCGAGGCGATGAAGATGGAGGCGGCCATCACCGCACCGAAGGCCGGCACTGTCGCGCGGATCGCCGTCACGCCTACCGCGGGTGTGGAGGGTGGCGATCTGCTCGTGGTGATCAGCTGA
- a CDS encoding aldo/keto reductase translates to MASAEIPNVALHDDNTIPALGLGVAELSDAETERAVSAALEMGIRLIDTAAVYGNEEAVGRAIAASGIPRAEIFVTTKLANADQGFQAGQDALKVSLDKLGMEYVDLYMIHWPAGDISKYVDSWGALIKVHNDGSAKSIGVCNFTDEDLSTIIDLSYVSPVVNQIELHPLLNQAALRAVHAERGIVTQAYSPLGVGNLLTNPTVQSVAAEYSKTPAQVLIRWSLQLGNSVIPRSSSPERIAENLDVFGFELAAEHMAALSGLDNGTRYRPDPATYTGV, encoded by the coding sequence ATGGCCTCCGCAGAGATTCCCAATGTGGCGCTCCACGACGACAACACGATTCCGGCGCTCGGCCTCGGTGTCGCCGAGCTGTCGGACGCCGAGACCGAGCGCGCCGTCTCGGCTGCGCTCGAGATGGGTATCCGGCTGATCGACACCGCAGCCGTCTACGGCAACGAAGAAGCCGTCGGCCGGGCCATCGCCGCGTCGGGCATCCCGCGCGCCGAGATTTTCGTCACCACCAAGCTGGCCAACGCCGACCAGGGCTTCCAGGCCGGCCAGGACGCCCTCAAGGTCAGCCTCGACAAGCTCGGCATGGAGTACGTGGACCTCTACATGATCCATTGGCCCGCCGGCGACATCAGCAAGTACGTGGACAGCTGGGGTGCACTGATCAAGGTGCACAACGACGGCAGCGCCAAGTCGATCGGCGTCTGCAACTTCACCGACGAGGACCTGTCCACCATCATCGACCTGAGCTACGTCAGCCCGGTGGTCAACCAGATCGAACTGCACCCGCTGCTCAACCAGGCGGCGCTGCGCGCGGTGCACGCCGAGCGCGGCATCGTCACCCAGGCCTACAGCCCGCTGGGCGTCGGCAACCTGCTGACCAACCCGACCGTGCAGTCCGTCGCCGCCGAATACAGCAAGACGCCGGCCCAGGTGCTGATCCGCTGGAGTCTGCAGCTGGGTAACTCCGTCATCCCGCGCTCGTCGTCGCCGGAGCGCATCGCCGAGAACCTCGATGTGTTCGGGTTCGAACTGGCCGCCGAGCACATGGCTGCCCTGAGCGGTCTGGACAACGGCACCCGGTACCGCCCGGACCCCGCCACCTACACGGGCGTCTAG
- a CDS encoding vitamin K epoxide reductase family protein, which yields MTDVETSERPAGVAISRPAAVWVLLAGILGEAAAFVLSVEKIRQLQNPSYVPSCSINPVLSCGSVMLTKQASVFGFPNPLLGIAAFSVVIVTGVLAVAGIRLPRWYWAGLAGGTLLGAVFVHWLIYQSLYEIGALCPYCMVVWVVTVALLVVVSSIALRPLAGSKALHALYQWRWPLYAVWVTAIALLILDRFWSYWSTLI from the coding sequence GTGACCGACGTCGAGACCTCCGAACGGCCGGCAGGGGTAGCGATCAGCCGCCCCGCCGCCGTCTGGGTTCTGCTCGCGGGCATCCTCGGCGAGGCCGCCGCGTTCGTGCTGTCGGTCGAGAAGATCCGGCAGCTGCAGAACCCGTCGTACGTCCCGTCGTGCAGCATCAATCCGGTGCTGTCGTGCGGATCGGTGATGCTGACCAAGCAGGCCTCGGTGTTCGGATTCCCGAACCCGCTCCTGGGCATCGCCGCCTTCAGCGTCGTGATCGTCACAGGTGTGCTGGCAGTGGCGGGGATTCGGCTGCCGCGGTGGTACTGGGCCGGTCTGGCCGGTGGCACGCTGCTCGGCGCCGTGTTCGTGCACTGGCTCATCTACCAGAGCCTGTACGAGATCGGCGCTCTGTGCCCGTATTGCATGGTCGTTTGGGTCGTCACCGTGGCGCTGCTGGTCGTGGTGTCGTCAATTGCCTTGCGGCCCTTGGCCGGTAGCAAAGCGTTGCACGCCCTGTACCAGTGGCGGTGGCCGCTGTACGCCGTGTGGGTCACCGCGATTGCGTTGCTGATCCTTGATCGATTCTGGAGTTATTGGTCCACGCTGATCTAG
- a CDS encoding DsbA family protein: MPSKSSKSSKNASYDLKAADRKRDWVVKGGLTALVIVFAVVLVAYIVMNGKPKADPHKVQAVQIAASNVVTNPGTKDPKVTLSIYEDFLCPVCGVFEKTYGPTIAKLIDNGDIAVDYNIVSIIGRGDPKSYSTRAGAMAYCVADEDKTAFRRFHEALYKNQPEETAATFPDNAKLLEYARQSGVAVGPNDPLSKCVENGVYTEMVNNMARNAQIQGTPTIKINGTETSLVPNGDPASLIEKIKAIAPDLPNLATASAAPAAPAPGAPAPQPAPAPHQ; this comes from the coding sequence GTGCCGTCGAAATCGTCGAAGTCATCGAAGAACGCCAGCTACGACCTGAAGGCCGCGGACCGGAAGCGGGACTGGGTGGTCAAGGGCGGGCTGACCGCGCTGGTCATCGTTTTCGCGGTGGTCCTGGTGGCGTACATCGTCATGAACGGCAAGCCCAAAGCCGACCCACACAAGGTGCAGGCCGTCCAGATCGCGGCCAGCAACGTCGTCACCAACCCCGGCACCAAGGACCCGAAGGTCACCCTCTCGATCTACGAGGACTTTCTCTGCCCGGTGTGCGGCGTCTTCGAAAAGACGTACGGCCCCACCATCGCCAAGCTGATCGACAACGGCGACATCGCTGTCGACTACAACATCGTCTCGATCATCGGCCGTGGCGACCCGAAGTCGTACTCGACCCGCGCGGGAGCCATGGCGTACTGCGTCGCCGACGAGGACAAGACCGCGTTCCGGCGCTTCCATGAGGCGCTCTACAAGAACCAGCCCGAGGAAACCGCGGCCACTTTCCCGGACAACGCCAAACTGCTGGAGTACGCGCGCCAGTCCGGCGTCGCCGTCGGCCCGAACGACCCGCTCAGCAAGTGCGTCGAGAACGGCGTCTACACCGAGATGGTCAACAACATGGCCCGCAACGCGCAGATTCAGGGCACCCCGACCATCAAGATCAACGGCACCGAGACCAGCCTGGTCCCGAACGGTGACCCGGCCAGCCTGATCGAGAAGATCAAGGCCATCGCGCCCGACCTGCCGAACCTGGCCACGGCATCGGCGGCCCCCGCCGCTCCCGCGCCCGGCGCCCCGGCACCGCAGCCCGCTCCGGCGCCGCACCAGTGA
- a CDS encoding aldo/keto reductase encodes MVMADPSGVPNPTLMLNDGTSIPVVGLGVWQTPAEDTERAVTAALHAGYRHIDTAAAYLNETQVGQAIAASDVAREDIFVVTKLWNSEQGYEKTLAAFDASMARLGLDYLDLYLIHWPTPAQNLFVDTFKAFAHLRDQGRIRAIGVSNFEPEHLKLLIDATGIVPAVNQIELHPRLPQAELRETHARYGIATEAWSPLGQGSLLQDPAVTSIAERHGKTPAQALIRWHLQLGNIVIPKSVNPERIASNFNVFDFELSEADIASIATLDNGTRLGPDPRTFNFTG; translated from the coding sequence ATGGTCATGGCTGATCCTTCAGGTGTTCCGAATCCAACGCTGATGCTCAACGACGGTACGTCCATCCCGGTGGTCGGCCTCGGAGTGTGGCAGACACCTGCAGAGGACACCGAACGCGCCGTCACGGCAGCATTGCACGCCGGATACCGACATATCGACACCGCCGCGGCCTACCTCAACGAAACCCAGGTCGGCCAGGCCATCGCCGCGTCCGATGTCGCACGTGAAGACATCTTCGTCGTCACCAAGCTGTGGAACTCCGAACAGGGCTACGAGAAGACCCTCGCCGCGTTCGACGCCAGCATGGCGCGGTTGGGGCTCGACTACCTGGACCTCTACCTGATCCACTGGCCGACGCCCGCGCAAAACCTGTTCGTCGACACCTTCAAGGCGTTCGCTCACCTGCGTGACCAGGGCCGGATCCGCGCGATCGGCGTCAGCAACTTCGAACCCGAGCATCTGAAACTGCTCATCGATGCGACGGGGATCGTGCCGGCCGTCAACCAGATCGAACTCCATCCCCGCCTGCCACAGGCGGAGCTGCGCGAGACCCATGCCCGGTACGGCATCGCCACCGAGGCCTGGAGCCCACTGGGGCAAGGATCCCTGCTTCAGGACCCGGCCGTCACCTCCATCGCCGAGCGCCACGGAAAAACGCCAGCACAGGCCCTGATTAGGTGGCATCTCCAGCTGGGTAATATCGTCATCCCGAAATCGGTGAACCCAGAGCGGATTGCGAGCAATTTCAACGTGTTTGATTTCGAGCTGAGCGAAGCGGACATCGCGTCCATCGCGACCCTCGACAACGGCACCCGCCTGGGCCCGGATCCACGAACATTCAACTTCACAGGGTAG
- a CDS encoding alpha/beta hydrolase, with amino-acid sequence MTMSMPGDAVQSAATNHAELVGRPEHPVAGRPSPLRLTVMTKIGGVALRLLPKIPDWLKRVLLCGRRVTIDGNTLDTTLQLMLAAQNASGAGGLVVSSDIDVARKQLTALSRYLDPAIAVTTTDFAIPGPVEPLRARHYQPDVTGPAPMLVFFHGGGFVVGGIESHDGLCRLICRDAGVHVVSVEYRLAPEHPAPAASDDCYAAYLWCVENAARLGAIPAKIAVGGDSAGGNLAAVVSQLARDNHKPRPALQLLIYPVTNFAGDTRSKVLFADGYFLSKIDMDWFQANYLAESALEPSDPRVSPLLADDLSGLPPALVLTGGFDPLRDEGDAYAAALAAAGVPVDHRRYGSLVHAFANFFPLGGDSATATADFVSAFRAHLTR; translated from the coding sequence ATGACCATGAGCATGCCAGGCGATGCTGTGCAGTCCGCGGCGACAAATCACGCCGAACTGGTCGGCCGGCCGGAGCATCCGGTCGCGGGCCGTCCCAGCCCGCTGCGCTTGACGGTCATGACCAAGATCGGCGGCGTCGCCCTTCGGCTGCTGCCCAAGATCCCTGACTGGCTGAAGCGGGTCCTGCTCTGCGGGCGCCGGGTCACCATCGACGGAAACACCCTCGACACCACCCTTCAGCTGATGCTGGCGGCGCAGAACGCGAGCGGCGCCGGTGGCCTGGTCGTCAGCAGCGACATCGACGTCGCGCGAAAGCAGTTGACCGCGCTGTCGCGGTACCTCGACCCGGCCATCGCCGTGACGACGACCGACTTCGCCATCCCCGGTCCCGTCGAGCCGCTGCGCGCGCGGCACTACCAGCCAGACGTCACCGGCCCCGCCCCGATGCTGGTCTTCTTCCACGGTGGCGGATTTGTCGTCGGCGGCATCGAGTCGCATGACGGTCTGTGCCGGCTGATCTGTCGTGACGCCGGAGTGCACGTCGTGTCCGTCGAATACCGGCTGGCTCCCGAGCACCCGGCTCCGGCCGCCTCCGATGACTGCTACGCCGCCTACCTCTGGTGTGTGGAGAACGCCGCGCGTCTGGGCGCGATCCCGGCGAAGATCGCGGTCGGCGGCGACAGTGCCGGCGGCAACCTGGCGGCCGTCGTGTCTCAGCTGGCCCGCGACAACCACAAGCCGCGGCCGGCGTTGCAGTTGCTGATCTATCCCGTGACCAACTTCGCCGGGGACACCCGGTCGAAGGTGCTGTTCGCCGACGGCTACTTCCTGAGCAAGATCGACATGGACTGGTTCCAGGCGAACTACCTGGCCGAGTCGGCGCTCGAGCCGTCGGACCCGCGGGTGTCGCCACTGTTGGCCGACGATCTGTCGGGGCTGCCGCCGGCGCTGGTGCTCACCGGTGGCTTCGACCCGTTGCGCGACGAGGGCGACGCCTACGCCGCGGCGCTGGCCGCCGCCGGGGTGCCGGTCGATCACCGCAGGTACGGCTCGCTGGTCCACGCGTTCGCGAATTTCTTCCCGCTCGGCGGCGATAGCGCGACGGCGACCGCGGACTTCGTCTCCGCATTTCGGGCTCACCTCACCCGCTGA
- the coaD gene encoding pantetheine-phosphate adenylyltransferase, with amino-acid sequence MSGAVCPGSFDPITLGHLDVFERAAAQFDEVVVAVLVNPNKKGMFTGEERIAMITEATSHLPNLRAETGSGLVVDFARARGLTAIVKGLRTGTDFEYELQMAQMNRHVAGVDTFFVATKPQFSFVSSSLAKEVAALGGDVTDLLPAAVNERLQAKLAG; translated from the coding sequence ATGAGCGGTGCGGTCTGCCCGGGATCCTTCGACCCGATAACCCTTGGTCACCTCGACGTCTTCGAGCGGGCGGCAGCCCAGTTCGACGAGGTGGTGGTGGCGGTGCTGGTGAACCCCAACAAGAAGGGCATGTTCACCGGCGAGGAACGCATCGCGATGATCACCGAGGCGACATCGCACCTGCCGAACCTGCGTGCCGAGACCGGATCGGGGCTTGTCGTCGACTTCGCCCGGGCGCGCGGGCTGACGGCCATCGTCAAGGGACTGCGCACCGGCACCGACTTCGAGTACGAGTTGCAAATGGCGCAGATGAACCGACACGTTGCCGGTGTCGACACCTTCTTCGTCGCCACCAAGCCGCAGTTCTCTTTCGTGTCGTCGTCGTTGGCGAAGGAGGTGGCGGCCCTCGGCGGCGACGTCACCGACCTGCTGCCGGCAGCGGTGAACGAGCGGTTGCAGGCCAAGCTGGCTGGATAG
- the rsmD gene encoding 16S rRNA (guanine(966)-N(2))-methyltransferase RsmD produces the protein MTRIIGGRHGGRRISVPAKGTRPTTDRVRESLFNVLAARVDFDGARVLDLYAGSGALGLESLSRGAASALFVESDRRAAAVIARNIAELGVDGAAVRCATASSVAGTSATRPVDLVFADPPYDVPAADVEAIVGQLVSGGWLAAGAIAVIERPASGPALVWPVGWTVLRERRYGDTRLEMAEWAG, from the coding sequence CTGACCCGGATCATCGGCGGCCGCCATGGCGGCCGCCGGATTTCGGTGCCCGCCAAAGGGACTCGACCGACGACGGATCGGGTGCGCGAGTCGCTGTTCAACGTGCTGGCGGCCCGGGTGGATTTCGATGGGGCCCGTGTGCTCGACCTGTACGCCGGGTCGGGAGCGCTCGGACTGGAGTCGCTGTCGCGGGGCGCGGCCTCGGCCTTGTTCGTCGAGTCCGACCGGCGCGCCGCGGCGGTGATCGCACGGAACATCGCCGAGCTGGGGGTCGACGGCGCGGCGGTGCGGTGCGCCACGGCGTCCAGTGTGGCGGGGACGTCCGCGACCCGGCCGGTGGACCTGGTGTTCGCCGATCCGCCGTACGACGTACCGGCCGCTGACGTGGAAGCCATTGTCGGACAGCTGGTTTCAGGTGGCTGGTTGGCGGCGGGGGCGATCGCGGTGATCGAGCGCCCGGCGTCAGGCCCGGCGCTCGTCTGGCCGGTCGGCTGGACCGTGCTGCGCGAGCGGCGGTACGGCGACACCCGGCTGGAGATGGCGGAGTGGGCGGGCTGA
- a CDS encoding YceD family protein, with amino-acid sequence MPGPRPLTIDIARLGRRPGSMITHVETVPSPERIGLDLMAIEAGAPIDLDLQLQSVSEGVLVTGSVSAPTSGECSRCLNPLSGHVTVDLTELFAYPDSTTEATTEEDEVGHVVDDTVDLGQSIIDEVGLTLPFSPVCTPDCPGLCPDCGVRLLDAEPGHHHDKIDPRWAKLSALMPDSPDADGASPEGGL; translated from the coding sequence ATGCCTGGCCCGAGACCGCTGACCATTGACATTGCGCGATTGGGCCGACGGCCCGGGTCGATGATTACGCACGTCGAAACCGTGCCCAGTCCCGAGCGGATCGGCCTGGATCTGATGGCGATCGAGGCCGGCGCGCCGATCGACCTCGATCTGCAACTGCAGTCGGTGTCCGAAGGCGTGCTGGTGACAGGGTCGGTATCCGCGCCGACCTCCGGCGAGTGTTCGCGGTGCCTCAACCCGCTGTCCGGGCATGTCACGGTCGACCTCACCGAGCTGTTCGCCTACCCCGACAGCACGACCGAGGCCACCACGGAGGAAGACGAAGTCGGTCACGTCGTCGATGACACCGTCGACCTCGGGCAGTCGATTATCGACGAGGTCGGGCTGACGCTGCCGTTCTCGCCGGTGTGCACCCCGGACTGCCCGGGCTTGTGCCCCGATTGCGGGGTGCGCCTGCTGGACGCCGAACCAGGCCATCACCACGACAAGATCGACCCGCGGTGGGCGAAGTTGTCGGCATTGATGCCGGACAGCCCCGACGCCGACGGTGCTTCGCCGGAGGGCGGTCTATGA